The region GACCTtcctcaaccgaagtcaggtacccattcacaacTGTTTGTTACCAAGGTGATGGAGGCTGTGATGACCGGTTGCCTTGGTGATAAAATATTCCCTGAGCTCCTACTCGACTTATTTTCATAGTGATAGTAACACAGGCGAATCAAAGAGCTGTCACCTAATTTCTAGATATCTATCCACCTTCCCCATGTTCGAATGACCGAGTCACTTACAGCACGTGAACTTGCAGTTTATAACACCCGCGATCTCTGTAAGTCACCAACCTCGTTTGGGCAATAATTTAAAGAAGTACCTAGCATGTTAACTTTTCAAGGCACATAAATGACAAATCTTACATCTCTTTGAATTATCATTGCAAAACCACGATTCTCAATTAGCATATTTACCTGGTCAACCATTGATGATGCTTGTGTCCTCACTACTTTGACGAGTTCCTCTTTAGATATGCCAACACGAAGATCCCCTTCGATGAAATATGGCAGCGATGCCCAGCCCATCTCGTGGTTGTTGAGTCCGAGAAGATAATCTGCCGTGTTGATTTCTCCTTTCTCCATCAGATCCGCGGGATCAGCCGTCAGAAATGTCCCATCTACCACCGGCATTAGATATAGTAATTGCCCTAAGGCCTCGAATGACTCCAAAAGCTCCTCAGCCGACTTTTCTTTCAGACAGGTCGTTATGGTTGCCGTGTCTTCCGTCTCACAACCGACCTTTTCTGCAAAAATTTTGGTGATTGCGAGTGGCTGAGGGTCGACTGGAAACGTTTTCCAGGTACCACTCTGTGAGATGGCTCTCTGGAACAGACCTTTACTGAGGGGTGACAGAAGATGGTAGGAGACACTAATACCCCCTGCCGACTCTCCAAATATGGTGACTCTTTCTGGATCTCCACCAAAATTTTTGATGTTCTCCTTCACCCATTTCATGGCACGGACCTGTACAAAAAGAATATCTCACTTGTCaacatgaatttacagtaagatAGACAAATTAAGAAATAATTTTTGGATATCAATAATGGCATCGAAAGTAGTTGGCTTCTATTGACCTGGTCCAGGAGTCCGTAGTTTCCCGACATGTTCTCGTCCCCCGTGCTGAGGAAACCCAGCACACCGAGACGGTAGTTGAAGGAGACCACCACGACGTCTTGGTGAGCAGCAAGAGCCTCCCATCCTGGTGGTGACCCCATACCAATTATCAGAGCCCCCTCATGGATCCAAACCAAGACCTGTGGAAAATATTCGTGAGAGTTAACGTCAAACCTACAGAATGCATTGTTTTCAAGAACATTCTCTCTCTGATTCAGTAATATTCATATTCGTTTTACTTGCAGCGGTGTCAAATGAGCTTTGCACTTCCTAACCTTTATTCAGTATAGATTTGCTTTTAAACACAGGAACTGCTGATTATGCTTATGAGTATGAATAAGGCAACTTTGAGTGAAGGAAAGTTGTAGCACGTATCTTAAATGTTATACTTTTAATTGATGAGATACTATAAAAAGTTTCAAgacgccaaatgattttaatcattatgactgatgtattatgagtgtttctcatagattatgcaaatacagttctaatttgcataagttgaattcaacaatgttcaccttTTCAAAACTTCCAAATGtcaaaagtatgaaattgcaaTCAATTACGAGTTTGGAAttaaagtagtttctcattgattatgcaaattatgtctatTTGCATATTgcttttctatctatcaacatttctctcttcctccgTTAcaaatgtccttgttagaataGTCTTATTATCGAAAATAGCAGGTGAATGAAATTTCCTcattgaatatgcaaattagattataACTAGCCAAATTACCTTTTAATTATACCAAGAATCACTTAAggtatctacataccaaacattatGATGATTCATTCACCGCCTCTTGGGTAATAGTAATTCTCATTATTTCTGTGAATgaagtcctgatttgcataattgatatctatcaagaTTTCCCTCTTTCTCaggtacatatgtcacatgtttgagagtcctgttaTGAAATACAGTGGACTTGAAAAATTTCCtgatttattatgcaaattaccacctgatttgcataataagtatctaaaaACCTGCTCCTTTAGTTCCAAAAATCCACTTGGGGGCCCAAGCCCACGccactctctgtccaaagagctatctaccacttaaaaaccaTGATCATAGCACgtgcagaacacgagatatcaaaacaggaagttccgctgcagtaccgcaacAAGTCACTAGGGGaggcaaaatctaatcatttccaggtgtcatcaagacctactcacataccaaatatcaatccAATCAATCCAGGCCTTCTCTAGTTATGCTGctagtacacacacatacataaatacatacatacacacacacacacacatacatacacatacaaacgctaccgaaaacttaaccttcttggcaaaggtaactacCGGTAAAGCGGCGTCTTTTCCTGGAGTAGGAGTGAAGACGTTGATTGTCAGACAGTCCTCGCTCATGGTCATGTTTTCTACAAACTCAGTCGGAAAGTCATTATCACTGTCTCTCAGGACATTGCGATTTTGGGGACAGTAAGAGCCATATTCCACGGCCTCCCTGACCCCCTCCCACGGGAGGGCAGGCTGGGGCGGGCGGTACCGGAGTTCTCCAACAGGTGGCGCTGCGTACGGGATGCCAAGGAAAGTGTAGATGGGCTTGTCGGGAAGGTCGGTTGTGTGGGTGGTTGTTCCACGGACTTGTCCAGTCACCGTAGACATGACTGGACCATCATCTTGACCTGTTTCGGCACCTAAATGAATATTGCGTAcgatacattgtatttctaaaCAATGCACGGGTCATGCAGAATCGCCTCCtcaaaacatttgaaaacatgACTTGGAGCCTGATCAGTACACAGACAGTAGTCCAGTGATCAATATGAACAGGTAGTCTGTattgatttacaaaaaaatcatgacagacAAATTAACCTTGTGGGAAAATAGGAATGAGGAGACTGTACCCCAGCAAGATAATGGTTTGGTCCGTGACCTCTGGCTGTTATCTCGGGCGACGCCATTTTTGAGGTGTTATAATTTCATGTTTGCTACTATTCTAACGCATTGTAAAACGCAGAGTAATGTTATCCAATACACATTTTGATTCGGTCAGATATATTAAGGACCGAACTTACGTAGCTTTTATTAACTGATTACTTAACGTGATTTTAAAGACGGATCTGTAATGTAGGCTATATTTGTGCCAATCATTAAGCTTTCTTATTGGTTAAATGTTTACATAAAGGCACCTGCACAGAGGTGTCTACTCAGACAAATAAATCATCATTAAGCACACAAAATCCTACTTATGTCCTTAATTCTACTGAGAAGTTTGGGTAATACATTCTGACAAGAAAAATTACCGAGGGTCACATTTTGAACTGACGCAGTGTAACACGTCAGTGCAATAACTAACTTACGGTATAACAACCATAATTTTGCGGTGGACGAGCAAGTAAGGCCGATTTCTCTACACACTTACCGTAAGAGGAAACGCAGAGCCAGATGGCAACATGTACAAGGCAAAATATATGAATTTCGAAGGTTTCCATGCTGAACCTGCGACACGCCTACCACAGCGAAAAGGCACCCAGAAAAGTACCGGTTCCGGTCAGCCGACGCTCTATAGGGCGCCGTTGGAACTAATGACTTAGTGTCGATGTCGTGTTTTTTGACCTAGTTAAAATGTTTACTTCTTTAGAACGCCGCCATGTTTACCTATTTAGACTCATTGTTCTGATGCTGCACGAGCATTAAATGGAGACTCCTGGCCTAAACTAGTTGTACATCGAATAATTAGGACAATTTGAATTTTCCAgtatttttcattcaatttcagCCAGGtcggcggggggggggggtatgtaggacgcaagcaagcaaacaataGACTGCAGTTGGCCGCACTGACACAGATAATGAATAATTCATTTGCAGGGAGACTTTTTtccatataccaaatatttaGTTACACCAAATATACCATGTAAAGTGACAACATGCCAAAAGGGGTACAATTTTCAGTATTCATCATTTCCAGCTTTTATTCAATTCAAGCGCACCCGACGTTAACCCAAAACTACAAGCCAACAATATTCTTAGGAACCTAACTAATGTCAAGCTGGTGTGATATATTTGTTAAATGACATTAAAGCTCATCTTTCTTCACAGTACCCATTTGGGGGATGACTTCATTCCATAGTTTGACTTTGTCCGGCTTCAGGCCGACGTCAGT is a window of Branchiostoma lanceolatum isolate klBraLanc5 chromosome 8, klBraLanc5.hap2, whole genome shotgun sequence DNA encoding:
- the LOC136440668 gene encoding pyrethroid hydrolase Ces2e-like, whose product is MSTVTGQVRGTTTHTTDLPDKPIYTFLGIPYAAPPVGELRYRPPQPALPWEGVREAVEYGSYCPQNRNVLRDSDNDFPTEFVENMTMSEDCLTINVFTPTPGKDAALPVVTFAKKVKFSVAFDVNSHEYFPQVLVWIHEGALIIGMGSPPGWEALAAHQDVVVVSFNYRLGVLGFLSTGDENMSGNYGLLDQVRAMKWVKENIKNFGGDPERVTIFGESAGGISVSYHLLSPLSKGLFQRAISQSGTWKTFPVDPQPLAITKIFAEKVGCETEDTATITTCLKEKSAEELLESFEALGQLLYLMPVVDGTFLTADPADLMEKGEINTADYLLGLNNHEMGWASLPYFIEGDLRVGISKEELVKVVRTQASSMVDQDNLNLDKIVDTIVAEYRDPNTPDDPLSILYQLSHMFGDSMFTAPTMLVAENHADVSTENIIFSKY